A genomic segment from Nicotiana tabacum cultivar K326 chromosome 9, ASM71507v2, whole genome shotgun sequence encodes:
- the LOC107760064 gene encoding auxin response factor 18 isoform X1: MKEVAEKCVDSQLWHACAGGMVQIPPVNSKVYYFPQGHAEHTLVNVDFSTLPRTPALILCRVAAVKFLADPETDEVYARIRLVPVENKGDDFDDDNILGGSNETGTNDKPTSFAKTLTQSDANNGGGFSVPRYCAETIFPRLDYTADPPVQTVIAKDVHGETWKFRHIYRGTPRRHLLTTGWSNFVNQKKLVAGDSIVFLRAENGELCVGIRRAKRGGIGGPETPSGWNSASGNYGGFSTFLREDMNKNGSLNSSWGSFKGKGRVRPESVIEAAYLAASGQPFEVVYYPRASTPEFCVRVSSVNTAMRVHWCSGMRFKIAFETEDSSRISWFMGTISSIQVADPIHWPNSPWRLLQVTWDEPDLLQNVKHVSPWLVELVSNMPVIHLSPFSPPRKKLRLPPDFLLDGQFPLPSFSGNPLRSSSSFCCLSDNITAGIQRARHAQFGVPLLDLHLSNKVQSGLLPPSFQRVAADSKRTNCINKGQNDRNDNISCLLTMSTSSQMSEKTDSVNTPRFLLFGQPILTEQQISNRCSANAQEVQTGRDLGRIELRDERFAFEQKGLQDSVSSTTFLWNRGHHAAELGADTGHCKVFLESEDVGLSLDLSVLGSYEELYRRLGNLFGLERSDMLTCVLYHDATGAVKHTGDEPFSYFLKTAKRLTILMNPSSNIERKWITGLATAERGLDSSNRAGPLSIFA; the protein is encoded by the exons ATGAAGGAGGTTGCGGAGAAATGTGTGGACTCGCAGCTATGGCACGCTTGTGCCGGAGGAATGGTGCAAATCCCTCCGGTCAACTCCAAGGTCTACTATTTTCCACAAGGGCATGCTGAGCATACTCTTGTAAATGTGGATTTCTCGACGCTACCGAGAACTCCTGCTCTGATTCTATGTAGGGTAGCTGCTGTGAAGTTCTTAGCGGACCCTGAAACGGACGAGGTTTATGCTAGGATTAGGCTTGTCCCGGTTGAGAACAAGGGGGATGACTTTGATGATGATAACATTTTGGGGGGTAGTAATGAGACGGGAACAAATGACAAGCCTACTTCATTTGCCAAGACATTGACTCAATCGGATGCGAATAATGGGGGTGGATTCTCAGTGCCGAGGTACTGTGCAGAGACTATATTTCCTAGGTTGGATTACACCGCTGACCCGCCTGTGCAGACTGTGATTGCCAAAGATGTTCATGGTGAAACTTGGAAGTTTAGGCACATTTATAGGGGGACTCCAAGGAGGCATTTGTTAACAACTGGTTGGAGTAATTTTGTGAATCAGAAGAAGCTGGTTGCAGGGGATTCCATTGTGTTTTTGAGGGCAGAAAATGGTGAACTTTGTGTGGGAATTCGTAGGGCAAAAAGGGGTGGTATTGGTGGGCCAGAAACCCCATCTGGATGGAACTCTGCTTCCGGAAACTATGGTGGATTTTCTACGTTTTTGAGGGAAGACATGAACAAGAACGGAAGCCTTAATTCTTCTTGGGGGAGCTTCAAGGGAAAGGGAAGGGTGAGGCCTGAATCAGTTATTGAAGCTGCATATCTTGCTGCTAGTGGGCAGCCTTTTGAAGTTGTATATTATCCCCGTGCAAGCACTCCAGAATTTTGTGTTAGGGTGTCTTCTGTGAATACTGCGATGAGGGTTCACTGGTGCTCAGGGATGAGGTTTAAAATAGCTTTTGAAACTGAGGATTCTTCTCGAATCAGCTGGTTCATGGGAACTATATCCTCCATTCAGGTTGCTGATCCCATCCACTGGCCCAATTCGCCTTGGCGGCTTCTTCAG GTGACATGGGATGAACCTGATTTACTGCAAAATGTAAAACATGTCAGCCCATGGCTTGTCGAACTGGTCTCAAATATGCCAGTCATTCACCTCTCGCCCTTCTCACCACCAAGAAAAAAGTTGCGTCTACCACCAGATTTCTTACTTGACGGCCAATTTCCGTTACCATCTTTTTCAGGCAACCCCCTCAGGTCCAGCAGTTCTTTCTGTTGTCTATCTGACAACATCACTGCAGGCATACAGAGAGCCAGGCATGCTCAATTTGGAGTACCTTTATTGGATCTGCACCTTAGCAACAAAGTGCAATCGGGACTCCTACCACCCAGTTTCCAGCGAGTTGCAGCTGATTCAAAACGTACTAATTGCATCAATAAGGGCCAAAATGACAGAAATGACAACATATCTTGCTTGCTTACCATGAGTACTTCTAGTCAGATGTCGGAGAAAACTGATAGTGTGAATACACCTCGATTCTTACTCTTTGGTCAGCCAATTCTGACTGAGCAGCAAATTTCTAATCGCTGCTCTGCCAATGCTCAAGAAGTCCAAACAGGAAGAGACTTAGGCAGGATAGAACTGAGAGATGAAAGATTTGCTTTTGAGCAGAAAGGTCTTCAAGACAGTGTATCAAGTACTACATTTCTTTGGAATCGAGGTCATCATGCAGCTGAACTTGGTGCTGATACTGGTCACTGCAAAGTATTCCTTGAGTCAGAGGATGTAGGCCTTTCGCTTGATCTGTCAGTTCTGGGATCATATGAAGAACTGTACAGAAGACTTGGAAACTTGTTTGGACTAGAAAGATCGGATATGCTGACATGTGTGCTCTATCATGATGCAACAGGTGCTGTTAAACACACAGGAGATGAACCATTCAG CTACTTCCTTAAGACTGCTAAAAGATTGACAATTCTGATGAACCCAAGCAGCAATATTGAAAG GAAATGGATCACTGGTCTCGCAACTGCTGAACGTGGTCTAGATTCTTCAAACCGGGCAGGACCACTTAGCATCTTTGCATAG
- the LOC107760064 gene encoding auxin response factor 18 isoform X2 — MKEVAEKCVDSQLWHACAGGMVQIPPVNSKVYYFPQGHAEHTLVNVDFSTLPRTPALILCRVAAVKFLADPETDEVYARIRLVPVENKGDDFDDDNILGGSNETGTNDKPTSFAKTLTQSDANNGGGFSVPRYCAETIFPRLDYTADPPVQTVIAKDVHGETWKFRHIYRGTPRRHLLTTGWSNFVNQKKLVAGDSIVFLRAENGELCVGIRRAKRGGIGGPETPSGWNSASGNYGGFSTFLREDMNKNGSLNSSWGSFKGKGRVRPESVIEAAYLAASGQPFEVVYYPRASTPEFCVRVSSVNTAMRVHWCSGMRFKIAFETEDSSRISWFMGTISSIQVADPIHWPNSPWRLLQVTWDEPDLLQNVKHVSPWLVELVSNMPVIHLSPFSPPRKKLRLPPDFLLDGQFPLPSFSGNPLRSSSSFCCLSDNITAGIQRARHAQFGVPLLDLHLSNKVQSGLLPPSFQRVAADSKRTNCINKGQNDRNDNISCLLTMSTSSQMSEKTDSVNTPRFLLFGQPILTEQQISNRCSANAQEVQTGRDLGRIELRDERFAFEQKGLQDSVSSTTFLWNRGHHAAELGADTGHCKVFLESEDVGLSLDLSVLGSYEELYRRLGNLFGLERSDMLTCVLYHDATGAVKHTGDEPFSYFLKTAKRLTILMNPSSNIERFCRELFYVFATS; from the exons ATGAAGGAGGTTGCGGAGAAATGTGTGGACTCGCAGCTATGGCACGCTTGTGCCGGAGGAATGGTGCAAATCCCTCCGGTCAACTCCAAGGTCTACTATTTTCCACAAGGGCATGCTGAGCATACTCTTGTAAATGTGGATTTCTCGACGCTACCGAGAACTCCTGCTCTGATTCTATGTAGGGTAGCTGCTGTGAAGTTCTTAGCGGACCCTGAAACGGACGAGGTTTATGCTAGGATTAGGCTTGTCCCGGTTGAGAACAAGGGGGATGACTTTGATGATGATAACATTTTGGGGGGTAGTAATGAGACGGGAACAAATGACAAGCCTACTTCATTTGCCAAGACATTGACTCAATCGGATGCGAATAATGGGGGTGGATTCTCAGTGCCGAGGTACTGTGCAGAGACTATATTTCCTAGGTTGGATTACACCGCTGACCCGCCTGTGCAGACTGTGATTGCCAAAGATGTTCATGGTGAAACTTGGAAGTTTAGGCACATTTATAGGGGGACTCCAAGGAGGCATTTGTTAACAACTGGTTGGAGTAATTTTGTGAATCAGAAGAAGCTGGTTGCAGGGGATTCCATTGTGTTTTTGAGGGCAGAAAATGGTGAACTTTGTGTGGGAATTCGTAGGGCAAAAAGGGGTGGTATTGGTGGGCCAGAAACCCCATCTGGATGGAACTCTGCTTCCGGAAACTATGGTGGATTTTCTACGTTTTTGAGGGAAGACATGAACAAGAACGGAAGCCTTAATTCTTCTTGGGGGAGCTTCAAGGGAAAGGGAAGGGTGAGGCCTGAATCAGTTATTGAAGCTGCATATCTTGCTGCTAGTGGGCAGCCTTTTGAAGTTGTATATTATCCCCGTGCAAGCACTCCAGAATTTTGTGTTAGGGTGTCTTCTGTGAATACTGCGATGAGGGTTCACTGGTGCTCAGGGATGAGGTTTAAAATAGCTTTTGAAACTGAGGATTCTTCTCGAATCAGCTGGTTCATGGGAACTATATCCTCCATTCAGGTTGCTGATCCCATCCACTGGCCCAATTCGCCTTGGCGGCTTCTTCAG GTGACATGGGATGAACCTGATTTACTGCAAAATGTAAAACATGTCAGCCCATGGCTTGTCGAACTGGTCTCAAATATGCCAGTCATTCACCTCTCGCCCTTCTCACCACCAAGAAAAAAGTTGCGTCTACCACCAGATTTCTTACTTGACGGCCAATTTCCGTTACCATCTTTTTCAGGCAACCCCCTCAGGTCCAGCAGTTCTTTCTGTTGTCTATCTGACAACATCACTGCAGGCATACAGAGAGCCAGGCATGCTCAATTTGGAGTACCTTTATTGGATCTGCACCTTAGCAACAAAGTGCAATCGGGACTCCTACCACCCAGTTTCCAGCGAGTTGCAGCTGATTCAAAACGTACTAATTGCATCAATAAGGGCCAAAATGACAGAAATGACAACATATCTTGCTTGCTTACCATGAGTACTTCTAGTCAGATGTCGGAGAAAACTGATAGTGTGAATACACCTCGATTCTTACTCTTTGGTCAGCCAATTCTGACTGAGCAGCAAATTTCTAATCGCTGCTCTGCCAATGCTCAAGAAGTCCAAACAGGAAGAGACTTAGGCAGGATAGAACTGAGAGATGAAAGATTTGCTTTTGAGCAGAAAGGTCTTCAAGACAGTGTATCAAGTACTACATTTCTTTGGAATCGAGGTCATCATGCAGCTGAACTTGGTGCTGATACTGGTCACTGCAAAGTATTCCTTGAGTCAGAGGATGTAGGCCTTTCGCTTGATCTGTCAGTTCTGGGATCATATGAAGAACTGTACAGAAGACTTGGAAACTTGTTTGGACTAGAAAGATCGGATATGCTGACATGTGTGCTCTATCATGATGCAACAGGTGCTGTTAAACACACAGGAGATGAACCATTCAG CTACTTCCTTAAGACTGCTAAAAGATTGACAATTCTGATGAACCCAAGCAGCAATATTGAAAG GTTTTGCAGGGAACTCTTTTATGTATTTGCCACTTCGTGA